In Treponema denticola, one genomic interval encodes:
- a CDS encoding RluA family pseudouridine synthase has translation MKKKLYEILYEDKDILIVNKSAGLLVGADRWDSEAPRLDKILEELYKDREETKIYPVHRLDKETSGLIIYALNAEAHKILNDDFQNRKIEKIYHAVSTGIPQEENFKTEAKLRIDGDKLHRTVIDEKKGKESLTEFSLLKKFSRFCLLEARPITGRTHQIRAHLKHLWLPILCDNLYGNGEPVYISALKKNWRGDKYEERPIISRLALHAYSLKFFHPISKEKIEISASYPKDMAGLINQLSKI, from the coding sequence ATGAAAAAAAAGCTTTACGAAATTCTATATGAAGATAAGGATATTCTCATTGTAAATAAAAGTGCCGGCCTCCTCGTAGGAGCCGACCGCTGGGACAGCGAAGCTCCCCGCCTTGATAAGATACTTGAAGAACTTTACAAGGATAGGGAAGAGACAAAAATTTATCCTGTCCACAGGCTCGATAAGGAAACTTCAGGCCTCATTATCTATGCCCTAAATGCGGAAGCCCATAAAATTTTAAACGATGATTTTCAAAACCGCAAAATCGAAAAAATCTATCATGCGGTATCGACCGGCATTCCTCAAGAAGAAAATTTTAAAACTGAGGCAAAACTTAGAATAGACGGGGATAAGCTGCACCGCACCGTCATAGACGAAAAAAAAGGAAAAGAGTCTTTAACCGAATTCAGCCTTCTTAAAAAATTCAGCCGCTTTTGCCTTTTGGAAGCCCGTCCCATAACGGGCAGAACCCATCAAATAAGGGCTCACCTAAAACACCTTTGGCTTCCTATCCTATGCGATAATCTTTACGGAAACGGAGAGCCAGTTTACATATCGGCCTTAAAAAAGAATTGGAGAGGAGACAAATATGAGGAACGCCCTATAATCTCTCGTCTTGCCCTCCACGCCTATTCCTTAAAATTCTTTCATCCTATAAGCAAGGAAAAAATCGAAATAAGCGCAAGCTATCCCAAAGATATGGCGGGCCTTATAAACCAGCTTTCTAAAATATAA